TTCATCTTGCTGATAATAAGGTCAATTACTCACGTGTGGCCAAAAAAGTTGATGTGAGGCGACTTAAGAATAATCTTTGGAAATCTATCAACTTGTTAGTAGAGAAAAATAAGGAAAACTTTCACGGACCTGAAAATGAGCAAGATGGTGTAGTAAAACCTTTAAACAACGTTATCGAGTTGAAATTCACGGACATTACAAAcgaaataaaaaatatctATTCAAAAGAGACGCTAAGAGACATATCTACAAGTTTTTGCTTCATCTGTCTACTGCATTTAGCTAATGAATATGGTCTCCAGATTAGTAACGCAGACGACTATGAAAACCTTGTTGTCGAGTACTATATAAATGAGACTACGAGTTAGCATTTTACTAATATCCGCCTTTATATccatattatatataacttCAAATTCGATACCCTGTACTAAATGGCCTTTCACCTCTTGGCGTCAAGCGATGAGATTGGTATATGTCGTTTGACTTTGTTAGGCAATTTAAATCCGAGGGTCCGAGCCATCAAAAGTTCATACAACTTTGAAGGCTCTCTAAACgttgaatatgaaaaacGATTTGTTTAGCAATAGGAGTGATTCATCCGGAAGAAACATAGCACTACTTTTGGCAAGGATATAGATAGGAACTGCACAAATAATGCCaccaattttcaaaatagcAAACCGATTTGTATTGCTACCTACTTTGGGCTTCTCGTTAGGTTTCGTCACGTTTTTGAAGGCCTGGCCTGATGAGTCAACTGCTTTATCACTATCAGATCCGGTACATCCTCATTTTAGGACAGGAAGACAGTCCTTCTCATTACAACGTGAAGATATCTTAGAAAAAATTGCCAAACTTCCTTTGTACAAGCAATTAATCAACGATCCCAAGGTAACACACTCAGTACAAAGTGAGACAATTCCCCATAAACATATACCCTATCATGTGGGCCAGGGCCAGTTGTTTGGTCCTTCTAAGCTGGAAATCGATCCTCTTATTTTCCgtaatgaagatgaaggtACATTGGTAGTCTTCTATCATCTAGGAAAAGGACTAAGTAATGAGAATAAAAAGATACATAAGGGTATATTATCCTTATTATTGGATGAAGGTTTATGTTATTGTGGATTTCCTTTGCTACCAAGTAAAAGAGGTGTCACTGCAAGGCTAAATCTCAACTTCCATGAAGATATTCCCGAGGATTCTACGATAATTTTGAGAGCTAAAGTCAGTGAAATAAAGGGTAGAAAATGTGTTATAGACGGTACGTTAGAGTCTTTACCTTCTAAAAGCCTTTTCAGTTATTTTCTGGGGAAGCACGGTACGAGTGACACTATATACTGTTCGGCTCATTGCATTTTAGTAGAACCAAAATGGTTCAAGTACTTAAATAGATTTAATATATTCTAGTCGTAAACGAAAATAAGAACATTAAAAGGTGTTTAATTAATTGGGGCCATACTGTAGGCAGTGACATACGGAGTTGGCTTGAAAACACATTTCAACAAAAGTAAACGTAAAATTTTGCAATAAAATGTCAAAACGAATTTCCAAGCATAAGAAAGTATCTGAACCATATTTACAGGGTAGTGGCACCTTAACAGTCACAGAATAGCTCCTGTATTATCGAACAGCTTTATTTACCGTCACTGGATTCTATTAGATGCTGCCAGTTAAATGTCTGTCGTTCGGACATGAAAAGCGCAAAGATCAACTTTTAAAGGGAAAAGCTCATCGCTGTAATAAGATGAGATTTGTCATTTTATGGAGGCTCCTGATCAGATATTCCAGGAAGATTAAATAACGCTCAGTAAAGAATCATGGCTCTCTACGAAGGAAGTATATTTGTAACGAAAGAGAAAGTACAAGAAGTATTTGATAAGTTACGATCACAGGATTCAAGAAGCAGATTTTGTTTCGACTGTGGCGCTGAAGATGCAGCATGGGTATCCGTCCCGTTTGCTGTTATGTTGTGTCTCTCATGTTCAAATATCCACCGTACCATGGATGTAGGAATAACGTATGTTAAGTCCTCTATAATTGATCAATGGACGgtaaataatttgaaaggaTTCAAATATGGAGGCAACCAGAAAGCTTACGACTATTTCACTCTTCATAGTGCTGACAAGTTATTGCAGGCTTCCATCAAGGAAAAGTATACCAATGAAATCGCTGCTAAGTATAGACATCATATAGATAGTCTGGTTAAACGGGATACCACAGAGCATCCATTTGAAATCAGCGTTGCGACTAAGTCATTTGCTAACATGTCAAGCGAATCACTAAGAAGTGAGGAAAATAACAATTATGGAAGTGGTAATGATCTCTTTACTAAAGATTGGGGAGAGCCCTTGAAAAAAGTAAACGAAGCTCGTACTTTAAACGCTCATATTTTACAGGAACCTAAGAGGAATTCGATTCTGTCATCTAATAGAAAACCGACCGAGAGGATATCTTgttaagaaaattttttgattaaTACTATATAGCACAAAAGAAAGTTCTGTACATCTCTTAGCTTGTTAgtgctggaaatggcactatactgacatttcaatgttctgatagttagaatgacaaatatGGAATGTTTTAGAAGGATTaaattacataataatGAGATAATATGAGAAACAGTCGGTAGTTAACATTACATAATAATATGGTAATGTGATAAATCGATGAATTTATCGGCAGTAAATATTAGGgaatattacaaatatgATTATAGAACATGGAAAAAATGTTACAAAGCAAAATATGTTGGAAAttgtataaatactcaggtgaacactgaagtttgatcaaagtttgtcacaatgtatattatttattgtatattttattgtataGAAaaccagtgcattatttggtataaccactgattaataagaattattttaattatttgactgacatccacaacatgaacaatattaacGATAATGATATACAAGAGACATcctctgatcttccttTACGTCAGTTAGGCGACACATAGAGTACATGAACCGACGAGTCGAAGGGCCCACATCTATTCTCCTATCTGAAGGTTACACACTACAATTCCAATTCTCTGTCATGTTAGACAATGATGGCAGTCCATCACATGCTTTtcaaacaatattttctgGTTTCCGATTTTATGTTtagtaatttttcaatgattaCTTTTGAATTCACAGATATAAAAGTCAAAGTAAttagaaataaaataaaagagCAATGTCCAATCATTCAGACAAAAATTATGGGAGAAGTGGACTTTTTCGTCAGTGGAACTGATACTGTCATCTAGGACATTCaccaaatttgaaatcaagaTATCCATTTGTGCGAGTAACCCTACAAAATAGCAAACAAGCCATTAAAATTCACAGTGTTTGTATTTACCAGATGGCTGAATGGATATAGTGATGCTTGATTGATTTTTACCATCCTGCTAATTATTTTCGTGACACGATCGTATCGATTTGACACTACACCAATTGAAGGttccaaaaaattagaaagatTTACTAAAGGAGCCCATAACgatcaagaaaatagaCATAGAGAGtttaataaatgaaatataaCCATAAAGAAGACTATCAGGATGGGTTATCTGCTAAATCGTCGCAACTTGTCAGCATTCATTCTTGCCTTCGTATTCGATGATGATATCATAtgcaaaaaatgaaaagatggAACCTCATCTCGAGATTTGAAAAGGTTCCGATGCATATATTGGATGAGAAGTACCAGAAAACTAGGCTACAGCATACGTAATAATATGGTTACAGTAAATTCTGAAGCTATTTTTGTTGGTGCAAACCAACAAAACCAGGTCAGTGACTATGACAAGGAAAGAAAGCTTGTTGCCTTTGGTTCAGGAAAAACTGTTGCGTTATGGCATCCATTAGATGCACATAATCGAGGCATATCTCTCACATTGAAGGGTCACGATGCTGAAGTCACATGTGTCAAATTTATTCCTGGTACATGTTATATGGTTTCTACTTCAGAGGATTTTCATAttaaaatttggaaattttcagatGACAAAGTACATTGCATTCAAACCATCAAACATTATAACCACACCATCGTCGCGTTAACTACACTTCCTAATTTAATCGCTATTGGTTGTGCTAATGGTCTGGTATCTCTATGGACCCAAGACCTTGGTACTGGGGAATTCATAATTGGTAACGAATTTGAAGTCCAGAGAGGCTTCTTACCTTTATGTTTGTCACTTTCTAATGTCATTTCCAACAAATATTTATTGGCTGTCGGTGGTACTAACGTTAATGCAttcatcttttcttttgtcCTTAATGGCCAAACAGTTGATAACTGTGCCCTATCTGCTAAATTGGAGGGCCATGAAGACTGGATTAAATCCTTAGCATTCCGTCATCAAGAAACACCAGGTGACTATTTCTTATGTTCTGGCTCTCAAGACAGATATATTAGATTATGGAGGATTAGAATAAACGATTTAATTGACGCcagtgatgaagatgaagcaAAATTAAGCTTATTAAACAATAAACAATATAAGtttaatattgaagatgatttaaAAGTTGctattaattttgatgcTTTAATTATGGGCCATGATGATTGGATTTCATCTCTAAGATGGCATGATACACGTTTGCAATTATTGGCGTCAACTGCTGATACAGCTTTAATGGTCTGGGAACCTGATGAAGCGTCAGGTATCTGGGTCTGTGGGTTAAGACTTGGGGAACTTTCGTCTAAAGGTGCATCAACAGCAACTGGTTCTGCCGGTGGTTTCTGGTCCTGTCTTTGGTTCACCCAAAATGATGTTGACTACATATTAACTAACAGTAGAACAGGTGCTTGGAGATTTTGGTCAGTTACCGACGGTACTATAGTTGAAGAAATGCTTGGTATTACTGGCACTACAAAACCTGTAACTGATGTCGCATGGGCTCCTAATGATGATTATCTACTTTCTACGTCGTTGGATCAAACAACAAGATTGTATGCTCCATGGACATATAAGAAAGATGGCTCAAATAGAGAAATTGTAACATGGCATGAATTTTCAAGACCTCAAATTCACGGTTACGATATGATTTGTATCGAACCTATGTCCAATAAAAGATTTGTAAGTGGTGGTGAcgagaaaattttaagatCTTTTGATGAACCAAAAGGTGTAGCTCAGATCTTAAAGCAATTCGTTAACCCAGCTATTACctcagaagaaaatatgcCAGAATCGGCTTCCCTACCAGTATTAGGCTTATCGAATAAAGCTGCAGCAGATGACAATGATTCTAGTGAAGAaccagaaaatgaagatgaagcagggaataaaaatatttcgtACAATATAGTTTCCTCATTGAGCAGTCCTCCTACTGAATCTGAATTACAAAGACATCTTCTTTGGCCTGAGATTGAAAAGCTATATGGTCATGGATATGAAATGACTTGCCTCGATATTTCTTCAGATGGTGAATTAATTGCTTCCGCATGTAAATCCAATACCCCACAACACGCGGTTAttagaatttttgataCCCAGACATGGCTGGAAGTAAAGCCGCCATTAGGTTTCCATAGTCTTACGATTACAAGATtaagattttcaaaagatagTAAGTACCTCTTAAGTGTCTGCAGAGACAGAAAGTGGGCTGTTTGGGAAAGAAATTTCGAGGATAATACATTCAAGTTAATgtattcaaatgaaaaaccacattcaagaattatttGGGATGGTGAATGGACCCCACTAGAATTTGGGAACTGCTTTGTTACAGCATCTAGGGATAGAACTATCAAACTTTGGGAATTCTCGGAAAGTTCAAACGACTACGTATCAAAACACTCAATAAGGCATGAGAAGCCAGTAACTGGTTTATCTGTTTACGATAAAACTGTTGGAGGTAAAATTTTAGTTGCAGCTGGTCTTGAAGACgggaatattttgatttatacTTATCAGTCGGACGGTTTTGAGCTTGTTTGTAATGTCGATGCTAGTATAACACCAGCTGATAGAATTAACAGACTAAGATGGTGTCACTCAGAAAAGGAGGGTAGATTCTTGTTAGCTTGTTCAAGTAATGATAATTCGACACGTATTTATTCTATATCTATATAGGATGCATTTAATTGTAAACCATAATATTAGCATTTTATATATCAGTGTTTTTGCTAGTGTATTAAAGGAAAGATGAATAGAAATAGACAAAACCAAATTTCTACAAGAAATTCACGTCATCTACAATATTCCAGCTCGGCAACCATTTTAGATTAGTATAATTCGCATTTCTTCCAACAATTCCTTGGCATATCggtgaaaataaaatataaacaTATACACAGCCAGAATATAGTAAGACATACACTGGCAACTTGATGAGAAAATGGCGAGTATGTAACAAATAATGAGTGACAAATCCAAACACTAGTATGGCAAAATATAATGCAGGAACGTAGTGATGAACATAAGTAACTCTTCCCATAACAACGAAGGGAAGATAGTGTGCAATCCATGCGACGAAAGGAAATCCACCTTGTATTGAAAGTTTCCAAAATAAATCAGTGGACATTACTAGAGACTGTCTTTTGTATTTGTAAACTATAGAAGATACAATACCacagaaaataaagagtGAAAGAGTGGAAATCCAGGTGTTGAAAGGAGAACCCATTAGgtaatatttatatgaaGTGGTTACCCAATTGCACATTCTTAAACCCCTGTATAAAATAGGCCACTCCCAAAAGTCGGAAGCCAGTGGATCGTACTTGTCTTCATCAGGGACTAGAGCGTTATTAGAAGAAGCCATAGCAAAATTGATTAACACAAAATCCGTCCAAAAGTTTGATTTTGGTGGGACGTAACTTTCGTCTATTGATAAATGTTCATTCCAATGACCTTCTATATTCCACCAAGTTGATTTATCATGTTTACTCCAGGAATTTTTACAAACAATTTCTGCTTGAGAGAAACCCCAACTTGGATAAGACAGACCAGTGGAGGTTAAATAGCAGCCTAACACTTTATGCCTCAATCTGAAGAACGTAGACACTGGATGTAATATTTCTGGATCTTcctttggaaaatttggGTTTGCAGAATCCATTTGTTTAACTATTTCTACGACCCAGTCATCCTTTTGATCTCCGACATCGTCTGAACCATAACCTGAAACTTCCCAGTTACCGCGAGAGACATGGGATGGGACCTCGTGGGAATGTAAATTGgaatttgtatttttgtGTAATAATCTAATTTCATCACCATCTCTAACTGAAATAAAATCCCTTTCTGGATCAAAATAAACCATTTTAGTCCTAGCAAATTTAATAATccaattattatttgtatcTGAAAACCCATAACCTGTGATTTGTCTTTGATGAGAACCATCTGGATAGACTTGAGCGTGAGAGTGCAATAAATTAGGAGAAAGGCCATGCGATCTAAGGGTTACCTCTGAGTCATAGACGACGTTACGAGgactattttcaatggtgGTGCCTTCTAAA
The genomic region above belongs to Kazachstania africana CBS 2517 chromosome 7, complete genome and contains:
- the MRX3 gene encoding Mrx3p (similar to Saccharomyces cerevisiae YBL095W; ancestral locus Anc_7.427), with protein sequence MPPIFKIANRFVLLPTLGFSLGFVTFLKAWPDESTALSLSDPVHPHFRTGRQSFSLQREDILEKIAKLPLYKQLINDPKVTHSVQSETIPHKHIPYHVGQGQLFGPSKLEIDPLIFRNEDEGTLVVFYHLGKGLSNENKKIHKGILSLLLDEGLCYCGFPLLPSKRGVTARLNLNFHEDIPEDSTIILRAKVSEIKGRKCVIDGTLESLPSKSLFSYFLGKHGTSDTIYCSAHCILVEPKWFKYLNRFNIF
- the KAFR0G01160 gene encoding ADP-ribosylation factor GTPase-activating protein (similar to Saccharomyces cerevisiae GLO3 (YER122C); ancestral locus Anc_7.426), yielding MALYEGSIFVTKEKVQEVFDKLRSQDSRSRFCFDCGAEDAAWVSVPFAVMLCLSCSNIHRTMDVGITYVKSSIIDQWTVNNLKGFKYGGNQKAYDYFTLHSADKLLQASIKEKYTNEIAAKYRHHIDSLVKRDTTEHPFEISVATKSFANMSSESLRSEENNNYGSGNDLFTKDWGEPLKKVNEARTLNAHILQEPKRNSILSSNRKPTERISC
- the PMT6 gene encoding dolichyl-phosphate-mannose-protein mannosyltransferase PMT6 (similar to Saccharomyces cerevisiae PMT6 (YGR199W); ancestral locus Anc_5.140), with protein sequence MSEATAFALPSSDLNLRERSKNFHSRPVNDTNAIPSNLEIDKEKPSTISTKTLSLRNIILDILGPIILTVLSFYLRFNDIDKNETVVWDEAHFGKFGSYYLKHEFYHDVHPPLGKMLIGLSEWLAGFDGDFGFDSNKRYPSEVNFKFMRQFNATFGALCVPVAFFTAKWMDFDYYTIYLISLMVTLEHSYIALSKFILLDSMLLFFTMTTFACMCKLYSLRNKCLTRQWSMWMSLTGLSIGCVCSVKWVGLFVTLVVGLYTVMELFQFFYDTNLSRSKYYKHWIIRIINLIIVPFLVYLFCFKIHFTLLYKSGTGDSATNTLFQINLEGTTIENSPRNVVYDSEVTLRSHGLSPNLLHSHAQVYPDGSHQRQITGYGFSDTNNNWIIKFARTKMVYFDPERDFISVRDGDEIRLLHKNTNSNLHSHEVPSHVSRGNWEVSGYGSDDVGDQKDDWVVEIVKQMDSANPNFPKEDPEILHPVSTFFRLRHKVLGCYLTSTGLSYPSWGFSQAEIVCKNSWSKHDKSTWWNIEGHWNEHLSIDESYVPPKSNFWTDFVLINFAMASSNNALVPDEDKYDPLASDFWEWPILYRGLRMCNWVTTSYKYYLMGSPFNTWISTLSLFIFCGIVSSIVYKYKRQSLVMSTDLFWKLSIQGGFPFVAWIAHYLPFVVMGRVTYVHHYVPALYFAILVFGFVTHYLLHTRHFLIKLPVYVLLYSGCVYVYILFSPICQGIVGRNANYTNLKWLPSWNIVDDVNFL
- the ELP2 gene encoding Elongator subunit ELP2 (similar to Saccharomyces cerevisiae ELP2 (YGR200C); ancestral locus Anc_5.139), which gives rise to MVTVNSEAIFVGANQQNQVSDYDKERKLVAFGSGKTVALWHPLDAHNRGISLTLKGHDAEVTCVKFIPGTCYMVSTSEDFHIKIWKFSDDKVHCIQTIKHYNHTIVALTTLPNLIAIGCANGLVSLWTQDLGTGEFIIGNEFEVQRGFLPLCLSLSNVISNKYLLAVGGTNVNAFIFSFVLNGQTVDNCALSAKLEGHEDWIKSLAFRHQETPGDYFLCSGSQDRYIRLWRIRINDLIDASDEDEAKLSLLNNKQYKFNIEDDLKVAINFDALIMGHDDWISSLRWHDTRLQLLASTADTALMVWEPDEASGIWVCGLRLGELSSKGASTATGSAGGFWSCLWFTQNDVDYILTNSRTGAWRFWSVTDGTIVEEMLGITGTTKPVTDVAWAPNDDYLLSTSLDQTTRLYAPWTYKKDGSNREIVTWHEFSRPQIHGYDMICIEPMSNKRFVSGGDEKILRSFDEPKGVAQILKQFVNPAITSEENMPESASLPVLGLSNKAAADDNDSSEEPENEDEAGNKNISYNIVSSLSSPPTESELQRHLLWPEIEKLYGHGYEMTCLDISSDGELIASACKSNTPQHAVIRIFDTQTWLEVKPPLGFHSLTITRLRFSKDSKYLLSVCRDRKWAVWERNFEDNTFKLMYSNEKPHSRIIWDGEWTPLEFGNCFVTASRDRTIKLWEFSESSNDYVSKHSIRHEKPVTGLSVYDKTVGGKILVAAGLEDGNILIYTYQSDGFELVCNVDASITPADRINRLRWCHSEKEGRFLLACSSNDNSTRIYSISI